A single genomic interval of Pseudomonas sp. FeN3W harbors:
- a CDS encoding NAD-dependent deacylase: MIPASLISALRSARHVVVFTGAGVSAESGIPTFRDALTGLWERFDPGELATAEAFRRDPALVWGWYEWRRMRVFQAQPNPAHLAIAELARQVPRLTLITQNVDDLHERAGSQDVIHLHGSLHRPRCFACAREPAEPLPDADEPEGGRRLEPPRCSHCGGRLRPGVVWFGESLPVAALNAAFQAAGECDLLLSVGTSGVVYPAAEVPHRAHDAGATVVHVNPQGEATAGNREHLLALPAGKALPELLREAFGG, translated from the coding sequence GTGATTCCAGCTTCGCTGATTTCCGCCCTGCGCTCGGCCCGCCATGTCGTCGTGTTCACCGGTGCCGGCGTTTCCGCCGAGAGCGGCATCCCGACCTTTCGCGACGCGCTGACCGGTTTATGGGAGCGTTTCGATCCGGGCGAGCTGGCCACAGCCGAAGCGTTTCGCCGCGACCCGGCGCTGGTCTGGGGCTGGTATGAATGGCGGCGCATGCGCGTGTTCCAGGCGCAGCCGAACCCTGCTCACCTGGCGATCGCCGAACTGGCGCGCCAAGTACCACGTCTGACGCTGATCACGCAGAACGTCGACGACCTGCACGAGCGCGCCGGCAGCCAGGACGTCATCCACCTGCACGGCAGCCTGCACCGACCGCGCTGCTTCGCCTGCGCACGCGAGCCTGCCGAGCCGCTGCCTGACGCCGACGAGCCCGAAGGCGGCCGTCGCCTCGAACCGCCCCGCTGCAGTCATTGCGGCGGACGGCTGCGCCCCGGCGTCGTCTGGTTCGGCGAGAGTCTGCCCGTCGCTGCACTCAATGCCGCGTTCCAGGCCGCTGGCGAATGCGATCTGCTACTGTCGGTAGGCACCTCCGGGGTGGTCTATCCCGCTGCCGAAGTGCCACACCGGGCGCACGACGCCGGAGCCACCGTGGTGCACGTCAACCCGCAAGGCGAGGCGACTGCCGGCAACCGCGAACACCTGCTTGCGCTGCCCGCCGGCAAGGCACTGCCGGAATTGCTCCGCGAGGCGTTTGGCGGCTGA
- the nirB gene encoding nitrite reductase large subunit NirB, protein MSSTVTPLTQEKLVIVGNGMVGHHCIEQLIERGALTRYELHVFGEERQRAYDRVHLSEYFGGRDAESLAMCEADYYASHGVYTHLGIQVLGIDRERKEVVTSAGRQPYDQLILATGSYPFVPPITGAEGSARLVYRTLDDLDAIRAAASGAKRGVVVGGGLLGLEAANALKSLGLEAHVVEFAPRLMPVQLDAEGGAALKARIEALGVGVHLSRATQEIVTGEDYAWRMNFTDGEFLETDLIVFSAGIRPQDALGRVAELEIAPRGGIVIDSECRTSDPAIFAIGECASWNGSVFGLVAPGYSMARGVAAQLAGEPHEPFYGADMSTKLKLLGVDVGSIGDAHGATPGSRSYRFIDEATASYRRLVVSADGKRVLGAVLVGDNSYYDTLLQYAQNGIKLPADPSALILPQTEGAPTLGPDALPASATICSCHNVSKGAVCCQVDAGVTDLGELKAATKAATGCGGCNALLKLVFDAELSARGVAVDKSLCEHFAYTRQELYGIVRVEGIQSFAELLAKHGRGHVGCDICKPTVGSILASCWNQPITDPALIPLQDTNDTFMANMQKNGTYSVVPRIPGGEITPEGLIAIGEVAKKYDLYTKITGGQRIDLFGAQLHELPDIWGELIAAGFETGHAYGKSLRTVKSCVGSTWCRYGVQDSVGMALRLEDRYKGLRAPHKIKFAVSGCTRECAEAQSKDIGVIATDKGWNLYICGNGGMRPRHAELFATDLDDETLIRIIDRVLMFYVRTADKLQRTSVWRESLEGGLDYLKDVILDDSLNLAAELESQMQHVVDSYQCEWANAISDPEKLKRFRTFVNDGRADPDIHFVKERGQRRPVRASELHLIPLTQEVL, encoded by the coding sequence ATGAGTTCTACCGTCACTCCGCTCACGCAAGAAAAACTGGTCATCGTCGGCAACGGCATGGTCGGTCACCACTGCATCGAACAGCTGATCGAGCGCGGCGCCCTCACCCGCTACGAGTTGCATGTGTTCGGCGAGGAGCGCCAGCGTGCCTACGATCGCGTGCACCTGTCCGAATACTTCGGCGGTCGCGATGCCGAGTCGCTGGCCATGTGCGAGGCCGACTACTACGCCAGCCACGGCGTCTACACCCATCTGGGCATTCAGGTGCTGGGCATCGACCGCGAGCGCAAGGAGGTCGTCACCAGTGCCGGCCGCCAGCCCTACGACCAGCTGATCCTGGCCACCGGCTCCTACCCCTTCGTGCCGCCAATCACCGGCGCCGAAGGCAGCGCGCGACTGGTCTACCGCACCCTCGACGACCTTGATGCGATTCGTGCGGCCGCCAGCGGCGCCAAGCGCGGTGTGGTGGTCGGTGGCGGTCTGCTCGGTCTGGAAGCGGCCAACGCGCTGAAGTCGCTCGGCCTGGAAGCGCATGTCGTCGAATTCGCCCCGCGCCTGATGCCGGTGCAGCTGGACGCCGAAGGCGGCGCAGCATTGAAGGCTCGCATCGAGGCGCTGGGCGTCGGCGTGCACCTGTCGCGCGCCACCCAGGAGATCGTTACCGGCGAAGACTACGCCTGGCGGATGAACTTCACCGACGGCGAATTCCTCGAAACTGACCTGATCGTGTTCTCCGCCGGCATCCGCCCGCAAGATGCCCTCGGCCGTGTCGCGGAGCTGGAGATCGCCCCGCGCGGCGGCATCGTTATCGACAGCGAATGCCGCACCTCGGACCCGGCGATCTTCGCCATCGGCGAGTGCGCCAGCTGGAACGGCAGCGTGTTCGGCCTGGTCGCCCCGGGCTACAGCATGGCACGCGGTGTCGCTGCGCAACTGGCCGGCGAACCGCACGAGCCCTTCTACGGCGCCGACATGTCGACCAAGCTCAAGCTGCTCGGCGTCGATGTAGGCTCCATCGGCGATGCCCACGGCGCCACGCCGGGCTCGCGCAGCTACCGCTTCATCGACGAGGCGACTGCCAGCTACCGCCGCCTGGTAGTGTCCGCCGATGGCAAGCGCGTGCTCGGCGCAGTGCTGGTCGGTGACAACAGCTACTACGACACCCTGCTGCAGTACGCGCAGAACGGCATCAAGCTGCCGGCCGATCCGTCCGCGCTGATCCTGCCGCAGACCGAAGGCGCTCCGACCCTTGGCCCGGACGCACTGCCGGCCAGCGCGACCATTTGCTCCTGCCACAACGTCAGCAAGGGCGCGGTGTGCTGCCAGGTCGACGCCGGCGTCACCGACCTCGGCGAGCTCAAAGCGGCAACCAAGGCGGCCACCGGCTGCGGCGGCTGCAACGCCCTGCTCAAGCTGGTGTTCGATGCCGAACTGTCGGCGCGCGGCGTGGCGGTGGACAAGAGCCTCTGCGAGCACTTCGCCTACACCCGTCAGGAGCTTTACGGCATCGTCCGCGTCGAGGGCATCCAGAGCTTCGCCGAACTGCTGGCCAAACACGGCCGCGGCCATGTCGGCTGCGACATCTGCAAGCCGACGGTGGGTTCGATCCTGGCCTCGTGCTGGAACCAGCCGATCACCGATCCGGCGCTGATTCCGCTGCAGGACACCAACGACACCTTCATGGCCAACATGCAGAAGAACGGCACCTACTCGGTGGTACCGCGCATCCCGGGTGGTGAGATCACCCCCGAGGGGCTGATCGCCATCGGCGAGGTGGCGAAGAAATACGACCTCTACACCAAGATCACCGGCGGCCAGCGCATCGACCTGTTCGGCGCCCAGCTGCACGAGCTGCCGGACATCTGGGGCGAGCTGATCGCCGCCGGCTTCGAAACCGGCCACGCCTACGGCAAGAGCCTGCGCACAGTGAAATCCTGCGTCGGCAGCACCTGGTGCCGCTACGGCGTGCAGGACAGCGTCGGCATGGCGCTGCGCCTGGAGGACCGCTACAAAGGCCTGCGTGCGCCGCACAAGATCAAGTTCGCCGTATCCGGTTGTACCCGCGAATGCGCCGAGGCGCAGAGCAAGGACATCGGCGTGATCGCCACCGACAAGGGCTGGAACCTCTACATCTGCGGCAACGGCGGCATGCGCCCGCGACATGCCGAGCTGTTCGCCACCGATCTCGATGACGAAACGCTGATCCGCATCATCGACCGCGTCTTGATGTTCTACGTGCGCACCGCCGACAAGCTGCAGCGCACCTCAGTCTGGCGCGAGAGCCTGGAAGGCGGCTTGGACTATCTGAAGGACGTCATCCTCGACGACAGCCTGAATCTCGCCGCCGAGCTGGAAAGCCAGATGCAGCACGTGGTCGACAGCTACCAGTGCGAATGGGCCAACGCCATCAGCGATCCGGAAAAGCTCAAGCGCTTCCGCACCTTCGTCAACGACGGGCGCGCCGACCCGGACATCCACTTCGTCAAGGAGCGCGGCCAGCGTCGGCCGGTACGCGCCAGCGAACTTCACCTGATCCCACTTACCCAGGAGGTGCTCTGA
- the nirD gene encoding nitrite reductase small subunit NirD: protein MSQSNVVRLDSRSAAPAAWQALCSRADLVANSGVVAWHEGAQVALFHLPDNAEGEQLFAIDNRDPKSGANVIGRGIVGSLKGELVIASPLYKQHFRLADGSCLEYPEQSLRVWPVRLNGDAVEIGLV from the coding sequence ATGAGCCAGTCCAACGTCGTTCGTCTCGACTCCCGTTCCGCAGCCCCGGCGGCCTGGCAGGCACTGTGCAGCCGCGCCGATCTGGTCGCCAATTCCGGTGTGGTGGCCTGGCACGAAGGCGCCCAGGTGGCGCTGTTCCACCTGCCCGACAACGCCGAAGGCGAGCAGCTGTTCGCCATCGACAACCGCGACCCCAAGTCTGGCGCCAACGTCATCGGTCGCGGCATCGTCGGCAGCCTCAAGGGCGAGCTGGTGATCGCCTCGCCGCTGTACAAGCAGCACTTCCGCCTGGCCGATGGCAGCTGCCTGGAATACCCCGAACAAAGCCTGCGGGTATGGCCGGTGCGCCTCAATGGCGATGCCGTGGAAATCGGCCTCGTGTGA